One Candidatus Atribacteria bacterium DNA segment encodes these proteins:
- a CDS encoding nitroreductase, with amino-acid sequence MEFQELIERRYSVRAYKTDDVPSHIINKVLEAARLAPTAANRQSFKLFVIQTAGFKDELKKIYRQEWFAQAPYVIGICGIPEGNWVRRDGRNYVDVDSAIVMDHIILSATDLGLGTCWVGAFDPNAARKFLDLPQDMEPIAFTPIGYPADNPGIRKRKSLNELVLYIR; translated from the coding sequence ATGGAATTTCAGGAATTGATCGAACGAAGATATAGCGTACGAGCGTATAAAACGGATGATGTACCATCCCATATAATCAATAAGGTTTTAGAGGCGGCAAGACTGGCTCCGACAGCAGCCAACAGACAAAGTTTTAAACTTTTTGTCATCCAAACTGCAGGCTTTAAAGATGAATTAAAAAAAATATACCGCCAGGAATGGTTTGCTCAGGCTCCTTATGTCATAGGAATATGCGGGATCCCGGAAGGAAATTGGGTTCGCCGGGATGGAAGGAATTATGTCGATGTCGATTCGGCTATTGTAATGGATCATATCATTCTTTCTGCAACGGATTTGGGGCTTGGCACTTGTTGGGTAGGAGCCTTTGATCCGAATGCAGCACGAAAATTCCTTGATCTCCCTCAAGACATGGAACCCATTGCTTTTACACCGATAGGCTATCCGGCAGATAATCCAGGAATAAGAAAACGCAAATCCCTTAATGAATTGGTTCTTTATATAAGATAG
- a CDS encoding radical SAM protein: MIIKEIQPKTILSISKVYPYVINPYIGCQHNCSYCYARFMKRFSGHREPWGQFVDLKVNAPELLKKAIIRKKPGKVWISGVCDPYQPLEAKYKLTCQCLAILAENNWPVVVQTKSPLILRDMDILKKGSDFEVGFSIGTADDRFRKIFEPAAPAIKDRVMALDELHRAGLRTYAMIAPILPGAEDLAEVLAGKVDYVIIDRMNYRYADWVYRKYGLKDKMTDDFFACTSRKLSLAFNQWGIHC; this comes from the coding sequence ATGATCATAAAAGAGATCCAACCCAAAACGATTCTATCCATATCAAAAGTTTATCCATACGTTATTAATCCTTACATAGGCTGCCAGCATAATTGTTCATACTGCTATGCTCGTTTTATGAAAAGATTCAGCGGTCATCGTGAACCCTGGGGACAATTTGTTGACCTAAAGGTCAATGCGCCTGAATTACTAAAAAAAGCAATCATCAGGAAAAAGCCGGGAAAAGTCTGGATAAGTGGCGTATGTGATCCCTACCAGCCGCTGGAGGCAAAATATAAACTTACCTGTCAGTGTTTAGCAATACTTGCAGAAAATAATTGGCCGGTCGTAGTCCAAACAAAATCGCCCCTGATCTTACGGGATATGGATATCCTAAAAAAGGGGAGTGATTTTGAGGTGGGTTTTAGTATAGGAACAGCCGATGATAGGTTTAGGAAAATATTTGAGCCCGCTGCTCCGGCCATAAAGGATAGGGTAATGGCGCTTGATGAATTACACCGGGCTGGCCTGCGGACTTATGCCATGATCGCACCGATACTTCCGGGGGCAGAAGATCTGGCGGAAGTCCTGGCAGGAAAAGTTGACTATGTGATCATCGATCGAATGAACTATCGATATGCCGACTGGGTTTACCGAAAATATGGCCTGAAGGACAAAATGACGGATGATTTTTTTGCTTGCACAAGCCGAAAACTTTCCCTGGCATTCAATCAATGGGGAATTCATTGTTAG